The Buttiauxella selenatireducens genome has a window encoding:
- a CDS encoding MOP flippase family protein: MSLREKTISGAKWSAIATVIIISLGLVQMTVLARVVDNHEFGLLTVSLVIIALADTLSDFGIANSIIQRKEISHLELTTLYWLNVGLGLAVFAVVFLLSDVIASVLNTAALAPLIKTLSFAFIVIPHGQQFRALMQKELEFSKIGSIETVSVIAGFTVTVGAAMVYPFAMTAIIGYLVNTVVRTSLFGFFGRKIYRPGLHFSLKSVSSNLKFGAWLTADSIINYVNTNLSTLVLARILGASIAGGYNLAYNVAVVPPMKLNPIITRVLFPAFAKIQDDTDKLRVNFYKLLSIVGIINFPALLGLLVVSNNFVPLVFGEKWQFITPILQLLCVVGLLRSIGNPIGSLLMAKARVDISFKFNVFKTCLFIPAIIIGGHMAGALGVTLGFLLVQVVNTVLSYFVMIRPVLGASFRQYIQSIWLPFYLSIPTIVISGSLGFALKGLLSLGLLLGVQIAAGVLAFIVMLALSRNALVVEMKRQFIRTPPHPNPLPQGRGD; the protein is encoded by the coding sequence ATGAGTCTGAGAGAAAAAACCATCAGCGGTGCCAAATGGTCTGCCATCGCCACGGTGATTATTATTAGCCTTGGCCTGGTGCAGATGACCGTGCTGGCACGGGTTGTCGACAATCACGAGTTTGGCCTGCTGACGGTTTCGCTTGTGATCATCGCGCTGGCCGATACGTTGTCAGATTTTGGCATTGCCAACTCGATTATCCAGCGCAAAGAGATAAGCCACCTCGAGCTAACCACGTTGTATTGGCTGAATGTCGGCCTTGGGCTTGCGGTATTCGCGGTGGTGTTTTTACTAAGCGATGTTATCGCTTCGGTACTGAATACCGCAGCGCTTGCACCACTGATTAAAACACTGTCGTTCGCTTTTATCGTTATCCCACACGGGCAGCAGTTCCGCGCACTAATGCAAAAGGAACTGGAGTTTTCAAAGATTGGCTCGATTGAAACGGTATCGGTCATAGCGGGCTTTACCGTGACGGTTGGGGCTGCGATGGTTTACCCGTTCGCCATGACGGCGATCATCGGTTATCTGGTTAACACCGTGGTTCGCACCTCGCTGTTTGGTTTCTTTGGCCGCAAAATTTATCGCCCTGGCCTGCACTTTTCCCTGAAATCTGTCAGCTCGAATCTGAAGTTCGGTGCATGGCTAACGGCTGACAGCATTATCAATTATGTGAATACCAATCTCTCAACGTTAGTGCTGGCGCGAATTCTTGGTGCCAGCATCGCTGGGGGCTACAACCTCGCCTATAACGTGGCGGTGGTACCACCGATGAAGCTGAATCCGATTATCACCCGCGTGCTGTTTCCTGCTTTTGCCAAGATTCAGGACGATACCGACAAGTTACGTGTCAACTTCTACAAATTGCTGTCGATTGTCGGGATTATTAACTTCCCGGCGCTGCTCGGCCTGCTGGTGGTTTCGAATAATTTTGTGCCGCTGGTGTTTGGTGAGAAATGGCAGTTTATTACGCCGATCCTGCAACTGCTGTGTGTGGTTGGCCTGTTGCGCTCCATTGGTAACCCGATTGGATCGCTGTTGATGGCAAAAGCACGTGTCGATATCAGCTTTAAATTCAATGTATTCAAAACCTGCTTGTTTATCCCCGCGATTATTATCGGCGGCCATATGGCGGGTGCGCTGGGCGTCACGCTGGGTTTTTTGTTGGTGCAGGTAGTGAACACCGTACTGAGCTATTTCGTGATGATTAGGCCGGTGCTCGGCGCAAGCTTCCGCCAGTACATTCAAAGTATCTGGCTGCCGTTTTACCTTTCTATTCCAACCATTGTGATCAGTGGCTCGCTGGGCTTTGCCCTGAAAGGGCTGCTCTCGCTCGGCTTGTTGTTGGGCGTACAAATTGCGGCTGGAGTGTTGGCCTTTATCGTCATGCTGGCGCTGTCGCGCAATGCGCTAGTGGTAGAGATGAAACGCCAGTTTATTCGAACGCCCCCTCACCCTAACCCTCTCCCTCAAGGGAGAGGGGACTGA
- the wcaJ gene encoding undecaprenyl-phosphate glucose phosphotransferase — protein sequence MTNLKKRELPKTNASLISMVQRFSDITIMFVGLWIVCQVNALPFLYMHLLMALLALVVFQMIGGMTDFYRSWRGVKISSELMLLLQNWTLSLIFSAGLLAFNPDFDGSFWVYLAWYVLTSFGMMFCRSFIRLGAGWLRNMGYNTRRIAIAGSMPVGYALAESFRNEPWLGFDVKGVYDDQQPESPHGDYAGCFADLVEQARAGRIDNIYIAMTMSEEARIKSLVRELTDTTCSVLLIPDVFTFNILNARTEEVNGVPVVPLFETPLNGINRVLKRLEDIVLASLILLFISPVLLCISAAVKLTSPGPVIFRQTRYGMDGKPIKVWKFRSMKVMENDAVVTQATKGDKRITPVGNFLRRTSLDELPQFINVLMGEMSIVGPRPHAVAHNEQYRSLIEGYMLRHKVKPGITGWAQINGWRGETDTLEKMEKRVEFDLEYIREWSLWFDIKIVFLTIFKGFVNKAAY from the coding sequence ATGACAAACCTAAAAAAGCGCGAGCTACCAAAAACGAACGCATCGTTAATCTCTATGGTGCAACGTTTTTCTGACATCACCATTATGTTTGTTGGGTTATGGATTGTGTGTCAGGTCAACGCGTTACCGTTTTTGTACATGCATTTACTGATGGCCTTACTGGCCCTTGTGGTTTTCCAGATGATTGGCGGCATGACCGATTTTTACCGTTCATGGCGCGGGGTGAAGATTTCCAGCGAACTGATGTTGTTGCTGCAAAACTGGACATTGAGCCTGATTTTTAGTGCCGGTTTACTGGCCTTTAATCCTGATTTTGACGGGTCTTTCTGGGTCTATCTCGCCTGGTATGTGTTGACCAGTTTCGGCATGATGTTCTGCCGCTCGTTTATCCGCCTGGGCGCCGGTTGGTTGCGCAATATGGGGTACAACACGCGCCGCATTGCAATCGCGGGTTCGATGCCCGTGGGCTATGCGCTTGCCGAGAGTTTCCGCAACGAGCCGTGGTTGGGATTTGATGTCAAGGGTGTGTATGACGACCAACAGCCGGAATCACCCCATGGCGATTATGCGGGCTGTTTCGCAGATTTGGTGGAACAAGCGCGGGCAGGGCGCATCGATAATATCTATATCGCGATGACCATGAGCGAAGAGGCGCGGATTAAATCACTGGTGCGTGAACTGACCGATACCACCTGCTCAGTGCTGCTGATCCCGGATGTTTTCACCTTCAATATTCTTAACGCCCGCACCGAGGAAGTGAACGGCGTACCGGTTGTGCCTCTTTTTGAAACCCCGTTAAACGGCATTAACCGTGTTCTGAAACGTCTCGAAGATATTGTGCTTGCTTCGCTGATCCTGCTGTTTATTTCGCCGGTGCTGTTGTGTATCAGCGCAGCGGTGAAATTGACCTCTCCTGGCCCCGTTATCTTCCGCCAGACGCGCTACGGCATGGACGGGAAGCCGATCAAAGTGTGGAAATTCCGCTCCATGAAAGTGATGGAAAATGACGCGGTCGTCACTCAGGCCACCAAGGGTGATAAGCGCATTACGCCAGTCGGTAATTTCTTGCGTCGTACCTCTCTGGATGAGTTGCCGCAATTTATCAATGTGCTAATGGGCGAGATGTCGATTGTCGGGCCGCGCCCGCATGCAGTGGCGCATAACGAGCAATATCGCTCGCTGATTGAAGGCTACATGCTGCGCCATAAAGTGAAACCGGGCATCACGGGCTGGGCACAAATCAACGGCTGGCGCGGTGAAACTGACACGCTGGAGAAAATGGAAAAGCGTGTTGAGTTTGATCTGGAATACATCCGCGAATGGAGCCTGTGGTTTGACATCAAAATTGTCTTTCTGACCATTTTCAAAGGCTTTGTTAACAAAGCCGCCTATTGA
- the wcaL gene encoding colanic acid biosynthesis glycosyltransferase WcaL: protein MKVGFFLLKFPVASETFVLNQIVAFIDMGYEVEIVAIQKGDLNHTHSAFKEYKLAEKTTWLMDEPAGKAAKLQSRALNTLRGALRPRTWKALNTKRYGEEARNLILSSICGRNSQPVQADVFIAHFGPAGVTAAKLRELGLLRGKIATVFHGIDISGREALAHYTPEYQKLFARGDLMLPISELWAGRLQKMGCPANKITVSRMGVNMERFSQRAVKKPAKTLEIISVARLTEKKGLHVAIDACALLKERGVSFRYNILGIGPWETRLRTLIEQNQLDDVVFMPGFKPNHEVKTMLDEADLFLLPSVTGVDGDMEGIPVALMEAMAVGIPVLSTVHSGIPELIDSGRSGWLVPENDAGALADSLQAFGHIDESELKPMLQLAREKVETEFNQHVIYQQLARQLQTL, encoded by the coding sequence ATGAAAGTCGGCTTCTTCTTGCTTAAATTCCCTGTGGCATCCGAAACCTTCGTGCTCAACCAGATCGTTGCATTTATTGATATGGGTTATGAGGTGGAAATCGTTGCTATCCAGAAGGGAGATTTGAACCATACCCACTCGGCATTCAAAGAGTACAAGCTTGCGGAAAAAACCACCTGGCTGATGGATGAACCCGCAGGCAAGGCGGCAAAACTGCAATCCCGAGCGCTGAATACGCTACGTGGTGCGCTGCGTCCACGAACCTGGAAGGCGTTGAATACGAAACGCTATGGCGAGGAAGCTCGCAATTTAATTCTTTCCTCCATTTGTGGCCGTAACTCTCAGCCAGTGCAGGCTGATGTCTTTATTGCTCATTTCGGCCCTGCCGGTGTGACGGCGGCAAAATTACGCGAGCTTGGGTTGCTGAGAGGCAAAATTGCCACGGTATTCCATGGGATTGATATTTCAGGACGTGAGGCGCTGGCGCACTACACCCCTGAATATCAAAAGCTCTTTGCCCGTGGTGATTTGATGTTGCCGATAAGCGAATTGTGGGCAGGACGCTTGCAAAAAATGGGCTGTCCGGCCAACAAAATTACCGTCTCGCGCATGGGCGTGAATATGGAACGGTTTTCGCAACGCGCCGTTAAAAAGCCGGCGAAAACGCTGGAGATTATCTCGGTGGCTCGGTTGACCGAGAAGAAAGGATTGCATGTGGCGATTGATGCCTGCGCGTTGTTAAAAGAACGAGGCGTGAGTTTTCGTTACAACATCCTTGGTATTGGCCCATGGGAAACGCGGTTGCGTACGCTTATCGAACAAAATCAACTCGATGATGTGGTGTTTATGCCGGGCTTTAAGCCGAACCACGAAGTTAAAACGATGCTCGATGAGGCCGATTTGTTCCTACTTCCATCGGTCACGGGCGTTGACGGCGATATGGAAGGGATCCCTGTGGCTCTGATGGAAGCGATGGCGGTGGGTATCCCGGTTCTGTCTACCGTGCATAGCGGTATCCCGGAGTTAATTGATTCGGGACGTTCCGGCTGGCTGGTGCCCGAAAACGATGCGGGAGCGCTCGCCGATAGCTTACAGGCCTTCGGTCATATCGATGAAAGTGAACTCAAACCCATGTTGCAACTGGCGCGTGAAAAAGTTGAAACCGAGTTCAATCAGCACGTTATCTATCAGCAGTTAGCTCGTCAGCTACAGACGCTGTAA
- the wcaK gene encoding colanic acid biosynthesis pyruvyl transferase WcaK has protein sequence MKLLILGNHTCGNRGDSAILRGLIDAITTIDDTVQVDVMSRYPVSSAWLLGRPVLGDTLYKQMKQHNNAVGLMGRVKKVLRRKYQHQVLLAKATDNGRLRNISIPQGFIDFVKSLQTYDAIIQVGGSFFVDLYGVSQFEHALCSFMAKKPVYMIGHSVGPFQDPQFNHLASYVFGNTESLILRESVSLDLMKRSNIDCSKVEQGVDTAWLVEHHNDSFVPSYAVQHWFNTIKRKKTVAITLRELAPFDKRLGTTQQAYEQAFASVVNRIIEQGYQVLALSTCTGIDSYNKDDRMVALNLRQYINNPEEYHVVMDELNDLEMGKILGECELTVGTRLHSAIISMNFGTPAIAINYEHKSAGIMQQLGMPEMAIEIRQLLNGSLQSVVADVLGQLPAINERLAYAVRAERADGRRMVESVLARVKGAK, from the coding sequence ATGAAATTATTGATTCTTGGCAACCACACGTGCGGCAACCGTGGTGATAGCGCCATTTTGCGCGGACTGATTGATGCGATTACTACCATTGATGACACCGTGCAGGTTGATGTGATGAGCCGCTATCCGGTGAGTTCCGCGTGGCTGTTGGGTCGCCCGGTTCTGGGGGACACCCTGTATAAGCAGATGAAGCAACATAACAATGCGGTTGGGTTGATGGGGCGGGTTAAAAAAGTCCTGCGCCGCAAGTATCAGCACCAGGTTTTGCTGGCGAAAGCCACTGATAACGGGCGGCTGCGTAATATTTCCATCCCACAAGGATTTATCGATTTCGTTAAGTCGCTGCAAACCTATGACGCGATTATTCAGGTCGGCGGTTCGTTTTTTGTCGATTTATACGGTGTTTCGCAGTTTGAACATGCGCTGTGCAGCTTTATGGCGAAAAAGCCGGTTTACATGATTGGCCACAGCGTAGGGCCGTTCCAGGATCCGCAGTTTAATCACCTGGCAAGCTATGTCTTCGGCAATACGGAGTCGCTGATTTTGCGTGAATCCGTCAGCCTCGATTTGATGAAAAGAAGCAATATTGATTGCAGCAAAGTGGAGCAGGGTGTGGATACGGCCTGGCTTGTAGAACATCACAATGACAGCTTCGTGCCGAGCTACGCCGTGCAGCATTGGTTCAATACCATCAAACGCAAGAAAACGGTGGCGATTACGCTGCGTGAGCTGGCGCCTTTTGATAAGCGCCTGGGCACCACTCAGCAAGCCTATGAGCAGGCGTTTGCCTCTGTGGTGAACCGCATTATTGAACAGGGTTATCAGGTGCTGGCACTTTCGACCTGTACGGGCATCGACAGCTACAACAAAGATGACCGGATGGTGGCGCTAAATCTTCGCCAGTACATCAATAACCCCGAGGAATACCACGTGGTGATGGATGAGCTTAATGACCTTGAAATGGGCAAAATTCTCGGAGAATGTGAGCTGACAGTCGGCACGCGCCTGCATTCAGCCATTATTTCCATGAACTTTGGTACGCCTGCCATTGCTATCAATTATGAACACAAATCCGCGGGCATCATGCAGCAGCTTGGCATGCCGGAAATGGCAATTGAAATCCGCCAGCTTCTGAATGGTTCCCTTCAAAGTGTGGTGGCCGACGTCTTAGGGCAACTACCGGCAATCAATGAACGCCTCGCTTACGCGGTACGTGCCGAACGTGCTGATGGTCGGCGCATGGTGGAGTCAGTTCTGGCGCGAGTGAAGGGGGCTAAATGA